In the genome of Candidatus Micrarchaeota archaeon, one region contains:
- a CDS encoding 2-(3-amino-3-carboxypropyl)histidine synthase — protein sequence YKDIEVEYVEYSIEIDEKFLDRVVEYLKNHRIKEVVVVTTVQHIHQIQKIKEKFSEDGISVILGKGGRTVYPGQILGCDAGAAFAAPARTVLYIGGGRFHYLAIRRGLDVLDRRVIAADPFNRTVKDVTDEINRYVKARRGLVVKASEGNVFGIIVSTKPGQFNIRLAEEVKRKLDEKEKDSHILVSDTVDWEALQDYSYIDAFINTACPRIADDWRSVNKPIINTDELELLFQLMKR from the coding sequence ATACAAAGACATAGAGGTCGAATACGTAGAATACTCCATCGAAATAGATGAAAAATTCCTGGACAGGGTGGTCGAATATCTCAAAAACCATAGGATAAAAGAAGTAGTAGTGGTAACAACAGTTCAACATATCCATCAGATCCAAAAAATCAAGGAGAAGTTTTCTGAAGATGGTATATCAGTTATTCTGGGAAAAGGCGGTCGAACAGTATATCCGGGACAGATTTTAGGGTGCGATGCGGGTGCTGCTTTCGCAGCACCCGCTCGTACCGTTCTCTACATCGGCGGTGGACGGTTCCATTACCTGGCAATAAGGAGAGGGTTAGACGTGCTCGATAGAAGAGTCATTGCAGCCGACCCGTTCAACAGAACGGTTAAAGATGTGACAGATGAGATCAACAGGTATGTGAAGGCACGTCGCGGGCTCGTTGTAAAGGCATCTGAAGGTAACGTATTCGGCATAATCGTCTCAACAAAACCGGGTCAGTTCAACATCCGGTTGGCCGAAGAGGTCAAAAGAAAACTCGATGAAAAAGAAAAGGACAGTCATATACTTGTGTCCGACACTGTTGACTGGGAAGCACTCCAGGATTACTCGTATATCGACGCTTTCATAAACACTGCATGTCCGCGGATTGCGGACGACTGGAGGTCTGTTAATAAACCGATAATAAACACTGACGAATTAGAATTGTTGTTTCAGTTGATGAAAAGATAA